A genomic stretch from Kogia breviceps isolate mKogBre1 chromosome 1, mKogBre1 haplotype 1, whole genome shotgun sequence includes:
- the SCAMP3 gene encoding secretory carrier-associated membrane protein 3 — MAQSRDGGNPFAEPGELDNPFQDPAVIQHRPSAHYATLDVYNPFETREPPPSYEPPAPVPIAPPSAPPLQSSRKLSPTEPKNYGSYSTQASAAAATAELLKKQEELNRKAEELDRRERELQHAALGGTATRQNNWPPLPSFCPVQPCFFQDISMEIPQEFQKTVSTMYYLWMCSTLALLLNFLACLASFCVETSNGSGFGLSILWILLFTPCSFVCWYRPMYKAFRSDSSFNFFVFFFIFFVQDVLFVLQAIGIPDWGFSGWISALVVLKANPAVAVLMLLVALFFTGIAVLGIVMLKRIHSLYRRTGASFQKAQQEFAAGVFSNPAVRTAAASAAAGAAENAFRAP; from the exons ATGGCTCAAAGCAGAGACGGTGGAAACCCCTTCGCCGAGCCCGGCGAGCTTGACAACCCCTTTCAG GACCCAGCTGTGATCCAGCACCGACCCAGCGCGCACTATGCCACGCTTGACGTCTACAACCCTTTTGAGACCCGGGAG CCACCACCAAGCTATGAGCCTCCTGCCCCTGTTCCGATAGCTCCACCCTCAGCTCCCCCTTTGCAGTCTTCGAGAAAGCTCAGTCCCACAGAACCCAAGAACTATGGCTCCTACAGCACTCAG GCTTCAGCTGCAGCAGCCACAGCTGAGCTGCTAAAGAAGCAGGAGGAACTCAACCGGAAGGCAGAGGAGTTGGACCGGAGGGAGCGAGAACTCCAGCATGCTGCCCTCGGgggcacagcta CTCGACAGAACAATTGGCCCCCTCTACCTTCTTTTTGCCCAGTTCAGCCCTGCTTTTTCCAGGATATCTCAATGGAGATCCCCCAAGAATTTCAGAAGACAGTATCCACCATGTACTACCTCTGGATGT GCAGCACTCTGGCTCTTCTCCTGAATTTTCTTGCCTGCCTGGCCAGCTTCTGTGTGGAGACCAGCAATGGCTCAGGCTTTGGGCTCTCTATCCTCTGGATTCTCCTTTTCACCCCATGCTCCTTCGTCTGTTGGTACCGTCCCATGTATAAGGCTTTCCG gAGTGACAGTTCATTCAATTTCTtcgttttcttcttcattttcttcgtCCAGGATGTTCTGTTTGTCCTCCAGGCCATTGGCATCCCAGATTGGGGGTTCAG TGGCTGGATCTCTGCTCTGGTGGTGCTGAAGGCCAACCCAGCTGTAGCTGTGCTCATGCTGCTGGTTGCCCTGTTCTTCACTGGCATTGCCGTGCTGGGAATTGTGATGCTAAAGCGG ATCCACTCCTTGTATCGCCGCACAGGTGCCAGCTTTCAGAAAGCCCAGCAAGAATTTGCAGCTGGTGTCTTCTCCAACCCTGCGGTGCGAACCGCAGCTGCCAGTGCAGCCGCTGGGGCTGCCGAAAATGCCTTCCGGGCACCCTGA
- the CLK2 gene encoding dual specificity protein kinase CLK2 isoform X1, translating to MPHPRRYHSSERGSRGSYHEHYRSRKHKRRRSRSWSSSSDRTRRRRREDSYHVRSRSSYDDRSSDRRAYDRRYCGSYRRNDYSRDRGEAYYDTDYRHSYEYHRENSSYRSQRSSRRKHRRRRRRSRTFSRSSSQHSSRRAKSVEDDAEGHLIYHVGDWLQERYEIVSTLGEGTFGRVVQCVDHRRGGARVALKIIKNVEKYKEAARLEINVLEKINEKDPDNKNLCVQMFDWFDYHGHMCISFELLGLSTFDFLKDNNYLPYPIHQVRHMAFQLCQAVKFLHDNKLTHTDLKPENILFVNSDYELTYNLEKKRDERSVKSTAVRVVDFGSATFDHEHHSTIVSTRHYRAPEVILELGWSQPCDVWSIGCIIFEYYVGFTLFQTHDNREHLAMMERILGPIPSRMIRKTRKQKYFYRGRLDWDENTSAGRYVRENCKPLRRYLTSEAEEHHQLFDLIESMLEYEPAKRLTLGEALQHPFFARLRAEPPNAKLWDSSRDISR from the exons aTGCCTCATCCTCGAAGGTACCACTCTTCAGAGAGAGGCAGCCGGGGGAGTTACCACGAACACTATCGGAGCCGAAAGCATAAGAGACGAAGAAGCCGCTCCTGGTCAAGCAGCAGTGACCGGACACGGCGGCGCCGACGGGAAGACAGCTACCATGTCCGTTCCCGGAG CAGCTATGACGATCGTTCATCTGACCGGAGGGCGTATGACCGGCGATACTGTGGCAGCTACAGGCGCAACGACTACAGCCGGGATCGGGGAGAAGCCTACTATGACACAGACTACCGGCATTCCTACGAATATCATCGGGAGAACAGCAGTTACCGCAGCCAACGCAGCAGCCGTAGGAAGCACAGACGGCGGAGGCGGCGCAGCCGGACATTCAGCCGCTCATCTTCG CAGCACAGCAGCCGGAGAGCCAAGAGTGTAGAGGACGACGCTGAGGGCCACCTCATCTACCACGTCGGGGACTGGCTACAAGAGCGAT atgaaATTGTAAGCACCTTGGGAGAGGGGACCTTCGGCCGAGTTGTACAATGTGTTGACCATCGCAG GGGCGGAGCTCGAGTTGCCCTGAAGATCATTAAAAATGTGGAAAAGTACAAGGAAGCAGCTCGACTTGAAATCAATGTGCTGGAGAAAATCAATGAGAAGGACCCTGACAACAAGAA CCTCTGTGTCCAGATGTTTGACTGGTTTGACTACCATGGCCACATGTGTATCTCCTTTGAGCTTCTGGGCCTTAGCACCTTCGATTTCCTCAAAGACAACAACTACCTGCCCTACCCCATCCACCAAGTGCGCCACATGGCCTTCCAGCTGTGCCAGGCCGTCAAGT TCCTCCATGATAACAAGCTGACACATACGGACCTCAAGCCTGAAAATATTCTGTTTGTGAATTCGGACTACGAACTCACCTACAACCTAGAGAAG AAGCGAGATGAGCGCAGTGTGAAGAGCACAGCTGTGCGGGTGGTAGACTTTGGCAGTGCCACCTTTGACCATGAACACCATAGTACCATTGTCTCCACCCGCCATTACCGAGCACCAGAGGTCATCCTCG AGTTGGGCTGGTCTCAGCCTTGTGATGTGTGGAGTATAGGCTGCATCATCTTCGAATACTATGTTGGCTTCACCCTCTTCCAA ACCCATGACAACAGAGAACATCTAGCCATGATGGAAAGGATCTTGGGTCCTATCCCTTCCCGGATGATCCGAAAGACAAG GAAGCAGAAATATTTTTATCGGGGTCGCCTGGATTGGGATGAGAACACATCAGCTGGGCGCTACGTTCGAGAAAACTGCAAACCACTTCGG CGGTATCTAACCTCAGAGGCAGAGGAACACCACCAGCTCTTCGATCTGATTGAAAGCATGCTAGAGTATGAACCTGCCAAGCGGCTGACCTTGGGCGAAGCCCTTCAACACCCTTTCTTCGCCCGCCTTCGGGCTGAGCCACCTAACGCCAAGTTGTGGGACTCCAGTCGGGATATCAGTCGGTGA
- the CLK2 gene encoding dual specificity protein kinase CLK2 isoform X2 translates to MPHPRRYHSSERGSRGSYHEHYRSRKHKRRRSRSWSSSSDRTRRRRREDSYHVRSRSSYDDRSSDRRAYDRRYCGSYRRNDYSRDRGEAYYDTDYRHSYEYHRENSSYRSQRSSRRKHRRRRRRSRTFSRSSSHSSRRAKSVEDDAEGHLIYHVGDWLQERYEIVSTLGEGTFGRVVQCVDHRRGGARVALKIIKNVEKYKEAARLEINVLEKINEKDPDNKNLCVQMFDWFDYHGHMCISFELLGLSTFDFLKDNNYLPYPIHQVRHMAFQLCQAVKFLHDNKLTHTDLKPENILFVNSDYELTYNLEKKRDERSVKSTAVRVVDFGSATFDHEHHSTIVSTRHYRAPEVILELGWSQPCDVWSIGCIIFEYYVGFTLFQTHDNREHLAMMERILGPIPSRMIRKTRKQKYFYRGRLDWDENTSAGRYVRENCKPLRRYLTSEAEEHHQLFDLIESMLEYEPAKRLTLGEALQHPFFARLRAEPPNAKLWDSSRDISR, encoded by the exons aTGCCTCATCCTCGAAGGTACCACTCTTCAGAGAGAGGCAGCCGGGGGAGTTACCACGAACACTATCGGAGCCGAAAGCATAAGAGACGAAGAAGCCGCTCCTGGTCAAGCAGCAGTGACCGGACACGGCGGCGCCGACGGGAAGACAGCTACCATGTCCGTTCCCGGAG CAGCTATGACGATCGTTCATCTGACCGGAGGGCGTATGACCGGCGATACTGTGGCAGCTACAGGCGCAACGACTACAGCCGGGATCGGGGAGAAGCCTACTATGACACAGACTACCGGCATTCCTACGAATATCATCGGGAGAACAGCAGTTACCGCAGCCAACGCAGCAGCCGTAGGAAGCACAGACGGCGGAGGCGGCGCAGCCGGACATTCAGCCGCTCATCTTCG CACAGCAGCCGGAGAGCCAAGAGTGTAGAGGACGACGCTGAGGGCCACCTCATCTACCACGTCGGGGACTGGCTACAAGAGCGAT atgaaATTGTAAGCACCTTGGGAGAGGGGACCTTCGGCCGAGTTGTACAATGTGTTGACCATCGCAG GGGCGGAGCTCGAGTTGCCCTGAAGATCATTAAAAATGTGGAAAAGTACAAGGAAGCAGCTCGACTTGAAATCAATGTGCTGGAGAAAATCAATGAGAAGGACCCTGACAACAAGAA CCTCTGTGTCCAGATGTTTGACTGGTTTGACTACCATGGCCACATGTGTATCTCCTTTGAGCTTCTGGGCCTTAGCACCTTCGATTTCCTCAAAGACAACAACTACCTGCCCTACCCCATCCACCAAGTGCGCCACATGGCCTTCCAGCTGTGCCAGGCCGTCAAGT TCCTCCATGATAACAAGCTGACACATACGGACCTCAAGCCTGAAAATATTCTGTTTGTGAATTCGGACTACGAACTCACCTACAACCTAGAGAAG AAGCGAGATGAGCGCAGTGTGAAGAGCACAGCTGTGCGGGTGGTAGACTTTGGCAGTGCCACCTTTGACCATGAACACCATAGTACCATTGTCTCCACCCGCCATTACCGAGCACCAGAGGTCATCCTCG AGTTGGGCTGGTCTCAGCCTTGTGATGTGTGGAGTATAGGCTGCATCATCTTCGAATACTATGTTGGCTTCACCCTCTTCCAA ACCCATGACAACAGAGAACATCTAGCCATGATGGAAAGGATCTTGGGTCCTATCCCTTCCCGGATGATCCGAAAGACAAG GAAGCAGAAATATTTTTATCGGGGTCGCCTGGATTGGGATGAGAACACATCAGCTGGGCGCTACGTTCGAGAAAACTGCAAACCACTTCGG CGGTATCTAACCTCAGAGGCAGAGGAACACCACCAGCTCTTCGATCTGATTGAAAGCATGCTAGAGTATGAACCTGCCAAGCGGCTGACCTTGGGCGAAGCCCTTCAACACCCTTTCTTCGCCCGCCTTCGGGCTGAGCCACCTAACGCCAAGTTGTGGGACTCCAGTCGGGATATCAGTCGGTGA
- the CLK2 gene encoding dual specificity protein kinase CLK2 isoform X3, which yields MPHPRRYHSSERGSRGSYHEHYRSRKHKRRRSRSWSSSSDRTRRRRREDSYHVRSRSYDDRSSDRRAYDRRYCGSYRRNDYSRDRGEAYYDTDYRHSYEYHRENSSYRSQRSSRRKHRRRRRRSRTFSRSSSQHSSRRAKSVEDDAEGHLIYHVGDWLQERYEIVSTLGEGTFGRVVQCVDHRRGGARVALKIIKNVEKYKEAARLEINVLEKINEKDPDNKNLCVQMFDWFDYHGHMCISFELLGLSTFDFLKDNNYLPYPIHQVRHMAFQLCQAVKFLHDNKLTHTDLKPENILFVNSDYELTYNLEKKRDERSVKSTAVRVVDFGSATFDHEHHSTIVSTRHYRAPEVILELGWSQPCDVWSIGCIIFEYYVGFTLFQTHDNREHLAMMERILGPIPSRMIRKTRKQKYFYRGRLDWDENTSAGRYVRENCKPLRRYLTSEAEEHHQLFDLIESMLEYEPAKRLTLGEALQHPFFARLRAEPPNAKLWDSSRDISR from the exons aTGCCTCATCCTCGAAGGTACCACTCTTCAGAGAGAGGCAGCCGGGGGAGTTACCACGAACACTATCGGAGCCGAAAGCATAAGAGACGAAGAAGCCGCTCCTGGTCAAGCAGCAGTGACCGGACACGGCGGCGCCGACGGGAAGACAGCTACCATGTCCGTTCCCGGAG CTATGACGATCGTTCATCTGACCGGAGGGCGTATGACCGGCGATACTGTGGCAGCTACAGGCGCAACGACTACAGCCGGGATCGGGGAGAAGCCTACTATGACACAGACTACCGGCATTCCTACGAATATCATCGGGAGAACAGCAGTTACCGCAGCCAACGCAGCAGCCGTAGGAAGCACAGACGGCGGAGGCGGCGCAGCCGGACATTCAGCCGCTCATCTTCG CAGCACAGCAGCCGGAGAGCCAAGAGTGTAGAGGACGACGCTGAGGGCCACCTCATCTACCACGTCGGGGACTGGCTACAAGAGCGAT atgaaATTGTAAGCACCTTGGGAGAGGGGACCTTCGGCCGAGTTGTACAATGTGTTGACCATCGCAG GGGCGGAGCTCGAGTTGCCCTGAAGATCATTAAAAATGTGGAAAAGTACAAGGAAGCAGCTCGACTTGAAATCAATGTGCTGGAGAAAATCAATGAGAAGGACCCTGACAACAAGAA CCTCTGTGTCCAGATGTTTGACTGGTTTGACTACCATGGCCACATGTGTATCTCCTTTGAGCTTCTGGGCCTTAGCACCTTCGATTTCCTCAAAGACAACAACTACCTGCCCTACCCCATCCACCAAGTGCGCCACATGGCCTTCCAGCTGTGCCAGGCCGTCAAGT TCCTCCATGATAACAAGCTGACACATACGGACCTCAAGCCTGAAAATATTCTGTTTGTGAATTCGGACTACGAACTCACCTACAACCTAGAGAAG AAGCGAGATGAGCGCAGTGTGAAGAGCACAGCTGTGCGGGTGGTAGACTTTGGCAGTGCCACCTTTGACCATGAACACCATAGTACCATTGTCTCCACCCGCCATTACCGAGCACCAGAGGTCATCCTCG AGTTGGGCTGGTCTCAGCCTTGTGATGTGTGGAGTATAGGCTGCATCATCTTCGAATACTATGTTGGCTTCACCCTCTTCCAA ACCCATGACAACAGAGAACATCTAGCCATGATGGAAAGGATCTTGGGTCCTATCCCTTCCCGGATGATCCGAAAGACAAG GAAGCAGAAATATTTTTATCGGGGTCGCCTGGATTGGGATGAGAACACATCAGCTGGGCGCTACGTTCGAGAAAACTGCAAACCACTTCGG CGGTATCTAACCTCAGAGGCAGAGGAACACCACCAGCTCTTCGATCTGATTGAAAGCATGCTAGAGTATGAACCTGCCAAGCGGCTGACCTTGGGCGAAGCCCTTCAACACCCTTTCTTCGCCCGCCTTCGGGCTGAGCCACCTAACGCCAAGTTGTGGGACTCCAGTCGGGATATCAGTCGGTGA
- the CLK2 gene encoding dual specificity protein kinase CLK2 isoform X4 codes for MPHPRRYHSSERGSRGSYHEHYRSRKHKRRRSRSWSSSSDRTRRRRREDSYHVRSRSYDDRSSDRRAYDRRYCGSYRRNDYSRDRGEAYYDTDYRHSYEYHRENSSYRSQRSSRRKHRRRRRRSRTFSRSSSHSSRRAKSVEDDAEGHLIYHVGDWLQERYEIVSTLGEGTFGRVVQCVDHRRGGARVALKIIKNVEKYKEAARLEINVLEKINEKDPDNKNLCVQMFDWFDYHGHMCISFELLGLSTFDFLKDNNYLPYPIHQVRHMAFQLCQAVKFLHDNKLTHTDLKPENILFVNSDYELTYNLEKKRDERSVKSTAVRVVDFGSATFDHEHHSTIVSTRHYRAPEVILELGWSQPCDVWSIGCIIFEYYVGFTLFQTHDNREHLAMMERILGPIPSRMIRKTRKQKYFYRGRLDWDENTSAGRYVRENCKPLRRYLTSEAEEHHQLFDLIESMLEYEPAKRLTLGEALQHPFFARLRAEPPNAKLWDSSRDISR; via the exons aTGCCTCATCCTCGAAGGTACCACTCTTCAGAGAGAGGCAGCCGGGGGAGTTACCACGAACACTATCGGAGCCGAAAGCATAAGAGACGAAGAAGCCGCTCCTGGTCAAGCAGCAGTGACCGGACACGGCGGCGCCGACGGGAAGACAGCTACCATGTCCGTTCCCGGAG CTATGACGATCGTTCATCTGACCGGAGGGCGTATGACCGGCGATACTGTGGCAGCTACAGGCGCAACGACTACAGCCGGGATCGGGGAGAAGCCTACTATGACACAGACTACCGGCATTCCTACGAATATCATCGGGAGAACAGCAGTTACCGCAGCCAACGCAGCAGCCGTAGGAAGCACAGACGGCGGAGGCGGCGCAGCCGGACATTCAGCCGCTCATCTTCG CACAGCAGCCGGAGAGCCAAGAGTGTAGAGGACGACGCTGAGGGCCACCTCATCTACCACGTCGGGGACTGGCTACAAGAGCGAT atgaaATTGTAAGCACCTTGGGAGAGGGGACCTTCGGCCGAGTTGTACAATGTGTTGACCATCGCAG GGGCGGAGCTCGAGTTGCCCTGAAGATCATTAAAAATGTGGAAAAGTACAAGGAAGCAGCTCGACTTGAAATCAATGTGCTGGAGAAAATCAATGAGAAGGACCCTGACAACAAGAA CCTCTGTGTCCAGATGTTTGACTGGTTTGACTACCATGGCCACATGTGTATCTCCTTTGAGCTTCTGGGCCTTAGCACCTTCGATTTCCTCAAAGACAACAACTACCTGCCCTACCCCATCCACCAAGTGCGCCACATGGCCTTCCAGCTGTGCCAGGCCGTCAAGT TCCTCCATGATAACAAGCTGACACATACGGACCTCAAGCCTGAAAATATTCTGTTTGTGAATTCGGACTACGAACTCACCTACAACCTAGAGAAG AAGCGAGATGAGCGCAGTGTGAAGAGCACAGCTGTGCGGGTGGTAGACTTTGGCAGTGCCACCTTTGACCATGAACACCATAGTACCATTGTCTCCACCCGCCATTACCGAGCACCAGAGGTCATCCTCG AGTTGGGCTGGTCTCAGCCTTGTGATGTGTGGAGTATAGGCTGCATCATCTTCGAATACTATGTTGGCTTCACCCTCTTCCAA ACCCATGACAACAGAGAACATCTAGCCATGATGGAAAGGATCTTGGGTCCTATCCCTTCCCGGATGATCCGAAAGACAAG GAAGCAGAAATATTTTTATCGGGGTCGCCTGGATTGGGATGAGAACACATCAGCTGGGCGCTACGTTCGAGAAAACTGCAAACCACTTCGG CGGTATCTAACCTCAGAGGCAGAGGAACACCACCAGCTCTTCGATCTGATTGAAAGCATGCTAGAGTATGAACCTGCCAAGCGGCTGACCTTGGGCGAAGCCCTTCAACACCCTTTCTTCGCCCGCCTTCGGGCTGAGCCACCTAACGCCAAGTTGTGGGACTCCAGTCGGGATATCAGTCGGTGA
- the CLK2 gene encoding dual specificity protein kinase CLK2 isoform X5 — protein MFDWFDYHGHMCISFELLGLSTFDFLKDNNYLPYPIHQVRHMAFQLCQAVKFLHDNKLTHTDLKPENILFVNSDYELTYNLEKKRDERSVKSTAVRVVDFGSATFDHEHHSTIVSTRHYRAPEVILELGWSQPCDVWSIGCIIFEYYVGFTLFQTHDNREHLAMMERILGPIPSRMIRKTRKQKYFYRGRLDWDENTSAGRYVRENCKPLRRYLTSEAEEHHQLFDLIESMLEYEPAKRLTLGEALQHPFFARLRAEPPNAKLWDSSRDISR, from the exons ATGTTTGACTGGTTTGACTACCATGGCCACATGTGTATCTCCTTTGAGCTTCTGGGCCTTAGCACCTTCGATTTCCTCAAAGACAACAACTACCTGCCCTACCCCATCCACCAAGTGCGCCACATGGCCTTCCAGCTGTGCCAGGCCGTCAAGT TCCTCCATGATAACAAGCTGACACATACGGACCTCAAGCCTGAAAATATTCTGTTTGTGAATTCGGACTACGAACTCACCTACAACCTAGAGAAG AAGCGAGATGAGCGCAGTGTGAAGAGCACAGCTGTGCGGGTGGTAGACTTTGGCAGTGCCACCTTTGACCATGAACACCATAGTACCATTGTCTCCACCCGCCATTACCGAGCACCAGAGGTCATCCTCG AGTTGGGCTGGTCTCAGCCTTGTGATGTGTGGAGTATAGGCTGCATCATCTTCGAATACTATGTTGGCTTCACCCTCTTCCAA ACCCATGACAACAGAGAACATCTAGCCATGATGGAAAGGATCTTGGGTCCTATCCCTTCCCGGATGATCCGAAAGACAAG GAAGCAGAAATATTTTTATCGGGGTCGCCTGGATTGGGATGAGAACACATCAGCTGGGCGCTACGTTCGAGAAAACTGCAAACCACTTCGG CGGTATCTAACCTCAGAGGCAGAGGAACACCACCAGCTCTTCGATCTGATTGAAAGCATGCTAGAGTATGAACCTGCCAAGCGGCTGACCTTGGGCGAAGCCCTTCAACACCCTTTCTTCGCCCGCCTTCGGGCTGAGCCACCTAACGCCAAGTTGTGGGACTCCAGTCGGGATATCAGTCGGTGA